From Afipia carboxidovorans OM5, one genomic window encodes:
- a CDS encoding CopG family transcriptional regulator, with the protein MSQHSDIAPRTQRKKRLSIYLDPDLSDRLADHAGRHAQSRSMIAEAAIASLLSPDAEERREAALAKRLDRIDRNIQRLERDIGIANEAFAIFMRAWLTSTASLSEIAQAAAQAKGGERYDKFLEALGRRLAKGPRLRQEITEDMDSSSTNTSRPRDPRP; encoded by the coding sequence ATGTCGCAGCATTCCGACATCGCGCCGCGGACCCAAAGGAAAAAGCGGCTCTCGATCTATCTCGATCCGGATCTGTCGGATCGCCTGGCCGACCACGCGGGGCGTCACGCCCAGTCGCGCTCCATGATCGCCGAGGCGGCCATTGCCTCGTTGCTGTCGCCTGATGCCGAGGAGCGCCGGGAGGCCGCTTTGGCCAAACGCCTTGACCGGATCGATCGCAACATCCAACGGCTGGAACGCGACATCGGTATTGCCAACGAAGCCTTCGCCATCTTCATGCGAGCCTGGCTGACATCAACCGCGTCCTTATCGGAAATCGCCCAGGCTGCCGCTCAAGCAAAGGGAGGTGAGCGCTACGATAAATTCCTTGAAGCGCTCGGTCGGCGTCTCGCCAAGGGGCCGAGGCTCAGGCAGGAGATTACAGAAGACATGGACTCTTCCAGCACAAACACTTCACGCCCACGTGACCCGAGGCCGTAG
- a CDS encoding TenA family protein, which yields MDIFDRLKAAATTDWQSYVDHDFVRQMAAGALPQAAFRTYLVQDYLFLIQFARAYALATYKSRALADMKAAQAGLAAILDEMDLHVRLCGRWGLSPEGIEAAPEHQATVAYTRFVLDCGAAGDLLDLYVALAPCVIGYAEIGRNLVPDGVDALGNHPYREWIAEYAGDAYQGVAAKARRHLDDLAARAMTERRFDELAATFGKASRLEADFWQMGLDAER from the coding sequence ATGGACATCTTCGACCGGCTGAAGGCAGCCGCAACCACTGACTGGCAGAGTTATGTCGACCACGACTTCGTCCGCCAGATGGCCGCGGGCGCGTTGCCGCAAGCGGCGTTCCGCACCTATCTGGTGCAGGACTACCTGTTTCTGATCCAGTTTGCCCGCGCCTATGCGCTCGCAACCTACAAGAGCCGCGCACTCGCGGACATGAAGGCGGCACAAGCCGGGCTGGCCGCCATCCTCGACGAAATGGATCTACATGTGCGGCTGTGCGGCCGATGGGGGTTGTCACCGGAGGGCATCGAGGCCGCGCCCGAGCATCAGGCGACGGTGGCCTATACCCGCTTCGTGCTGGATTGCGGCGCAGCCGGCGACCTGCTCGACCTGTATGTCGCGCTCGCCCCCTGCGTCATCGGCTATGCCGAGATCGGTCGCAACCTGGTGCCTGACGGCGTCGACGCGCTCGGCAACCATCCCTATCGCGAATGGATCGCCGAATATGCGGGCGATGCCTATCAGGGCGTTGCGGCCAAAGCGCGACGCCATCTCGACGATCTTGCAGCACGGGCGATGACAGAGCGGCGCTTCGACGAACTCGCTGCGACATTCGGCAAGGCGTCGCGCCTCGAAGCCGATTTTTGGCAGATGGGACTGGATGCTGAGCGCTGA
- the ihpA gene encoding divalent metal ion exporter subunit IhpA yields MSCNGAATRFACAAAILIVPWLACPANARPLTLRTALQHALAASPRLTAAERDIGIASGQRIQAGKLINPELSYEQDNSFGSGPYRGTRSAETTLQISQLFELFGKREARIAVGTAGVETATIQRKAVRLEVLSETAIAFLTVLGTQRRIQILDDQISAIDKLSPLLQKRVDTGASSPAEVGRAEVASALVKADRERVRSSLASARRELSVLMGDAAPKFASVSGKLEALGRPPSFQSVIHAIDQNPQLVRWTAVYAQRNAELLVARLKPYPDVRISAGWRHFNETGSDGVRLGISVPIPIFDQNQGNILSAQENLAKVRAERQANRNTLIVIAGRAYDSLQGSLRELAILRTSAIPKARAAAEEISEGYGQGRYSLLEVLDAQANLTQAQLREQEAQQNFHVAVATIEGLVGNPFTLARESAR; encoded by the coding sequence ATGTCATGCAATGGTGCTGCCACGCGCTTCGCGTGTGCGGCCGCAATTCTCATCGTTCCTTGGCTGGCTTGTCCCGCCAATGCGCGACCCCTAACGCTTAGAACTGCTCTTCAACACGCTCTCGCTGCGAGTCCGCGCCTCACTGCCGCGGAGCGAGATATCGGCATTGCGTCTGGTCAGCGCATTCAGGCTGGTAAGCTCATCAATCCTGAGTTGTCGTACGAGCAGGACAACTCTTTCGGCTCAGGCCCATATCGTGGAACGAGGTCTGCGGAAACTACTCTGCAAATCAGCCAGCTCTTCGAGCTCTTTGGCAAGCGAGAAGCGCGCATAGCAGTCGGAACCGCTGGTGTTGAGACCGCAACGATCCAACGAAAGGCTGTTCGGCTCGAAGTGCTTTCTGAAACAGCCATCGCCTTTCTGACGGTGCTTGGCACGCAGCGGCGCATCCAGATACTCGACGACCAGATCTCCGCCATCGACAAACTCAGCCCACTTCTACAGAAGCGCGTCGATACTGGTGCCTCCTCGCCTGCGGAGGTAGGTCGCGCCGAGGTGGCGTCTGCTCTCGTGAAAGCTGATCGAGAGCGCGTTAGATCGTCATTGGCAAGCGCGCGTCGCGAACTTTCGGTCTTGATGGGCGATGCGGCGCCGAAATTCGCAAGCGTCTCTGGAAAATTGGAGGCGTTGGGGCGTCCGCCATCGTTCCAATCGGTCATTCACGCGATCGACCAAAATCCGCAGCTCGTAAGATGGACTGCGGTTTATGCTCAGCGCAACGCGGAGTTGTTGGTTGCGCGGCTCAAACCATATCCCGACGTACGCATTAGCGCGGGTTGGCGTCACTTCAACGAAACCGGCAGTGATGGAGTGCGTCTCGGGATATCCGTTCCCATTCCGATCTTCGATCAGAACCAGGGCAATATTCTCTCGGCACAGGAGAACCTTGCCAAGGTGCGAGCCGAACGCCAGGCGAATCGCAACACGTTGATCGTCATTGCGGGGCGTGCCTACGACAGTTTGCAAGGCTCGTTACGTGAACTTGCAATACTACGGACCTCAGCAATTCCCAAGGCACGAGCCGCCGCGGAAGAGATTTCCGAAGGGTATGGCCAAGGACGCTACTCGCTTCTCGAAGTGCTCGACGCCCAAGCAAACCTGACGCAGGCGCAACTGAGGGAGCAGGAAGCCCAACAGAATTTCCACGTCGCCGTTGCAACCATCGAAGGTTTGGTTGGCAATCCATTTACTTTGGCGCGGGAGAGCGCTCGATGA
- the ihpB gene encoding divalent metal ion exporter adaptor subunit IhpB gives MKNVFRKAIFGVLGLGLLVGAALYFKAGPGSQNPGRAPAYNKVSEAADGHEGDSAQMSDARVAAAGMSLETVKPATLNDVLVLNGIIRENQENLVQVTPRFPGIVRSIQKRIGDNVRKDELMARIESNQSLTAYDLKAPIDGTVIDRQVSLGEYASEQKPAFTIANLSSVWVDLSVYSKDLQRVRVGDRVEIDLEDGMPPVTGQISYLAPIGSSETQSAVARAVVPNSTGRLRPGLFVRGRVALSNRRAAIAVKVTALQTLDDKPVVFVREGERLEARSVKTGDRDKEHVEILEGLSTGELYVAENSFVVKAEIGKSEAEHE, from the coding sequence ATGAAAAACGTTTTCCGAAAGGCAATCTTTGGAGTTCTCGGTCTGGGCCTCCTTGTGGGAGCTGCGCTCTATTTCAAGGCTGGCCCGGGTTCTCAGAACCCAGGAAGGGCGCCCGCTTACAATAAGGTCTCCGAAGCGGCCGACGGACATGAAGGCGACAGCGCACAAATGAGCGATGCTCGCGTGGCGGCCGCCGGTATGTCACTCGAAACGGTCAAGCCTGCGACCTTGAACGACGTGCTCGTCCTGAACGGTATCATTCGAGAAAATCAGGAAAACCTTGTTCAGGTAACGCCGCGATTTCCGGGAATTGTCCGCTCAATCCAGAAGCGCATCGGAGACAACGTTCGAAAGGACGAACTGATGGCCAGGATCGAAAGCAACCAAAGCCTCACGGCTTACGATCTGAAAGCACCGATCGACGGTACGGTCATTGATCGTCAGGTTTCGCTCGGCGAATACGCCTCGGAACAGAAGCCTGCGTTCACGATCGCAAATCTTTCGTCGGTTTGGGTGGATCTGTCCGTCTACAGCAAAGACCTGCAGCGCGTACGGGTAGGGGATCGAGTGGAAATCGATCTCGAAGATGGCATGCCTCCGGTGACTGGTCAGATTTCCTACCTCGCCCCAATTGGATCATCCGAGACACAAAGTGCCGTTGCTCGGGCAGTAGTGCCCAACTCCACCGGCCGCCTGCGGCCCGGCTTATTCGTTCGAGGACGCGTTGCCTTGAGTAATCGACGCGCGGCAATCGCGGTAAAGGTGACGGCGCTGCAAACCCTAGACGACAAGCCCGTCGTATTCGTGCGCGAAGGAGAAAGACTAGAAGCACGCAGTGTCAAGACGGGGGATCGTGACAAGGAGCACGTGGAAATCCTCGAAGGTCTGTCGACTGGCGAACTGTATGTCGCCGAGAACAGCTTCGTCGTGAAGGCAGAGATTGGAAAGTCGGAGGCAGAGCATGAGTGA
- a CDS encoding conjugal transfer protein TraG translates to MSTSRVAWGQIVVVFAIVLLAVWSATQWVAWRLGFQQQLGSSWFSLAGLPIYPPPAFFWWWFFFDAYAPHIFLEGAGIAASGGLVAIVVAILMSIYRAREAKDVRTFGSARWAEPDEIEAAGLLGDDGVVLGRLDRTYLRHDGAEHVLCFAPTRSGKGVGLVVPTLLTWPGASIVHDIKGENWELTAGFRARFGRVLLFDPTNANSAAYNPLIEVRKGEWEVRDVQNVADVLVDPEGSLEKRNHWEKTSHSLLVGAILHVLYAEKDKTLAGVAAFLSDPRRPIESTLSAMMTTPHLGEKGPHPVIASAARELLNKSDNERSGVLSTAMSFLGLYRDPVVAAVTARCDWRITDLVSGDKPTTLYLVVPPSDISRTKPLVRLVLNQIGRRLTEDLHAKGRRHRLLLMLDEFPALGRLDFFESALAFMAGYQIKAFLISQSLNQIEKAYGQNNSILDNCHVRVSFATNDERTAKRVSDALGTATEMRAMQNYAGHRLAPWLGHLMISRSETARPLLTAGEVMQLPPDDEIVMVAGVPPVRARKARYYEDARFKERLLPVPQNPKAGLTPKPDDWSALKPVAAPTGNSAAAQQSAPPATGAAKPDDDPANSGLRREPGLEWHKDIAPEPVRTPANEFDPDADEPERKVAANRVLAHDMRLMARRIALDPGDGMEL, encoded by the coding sequence GTGTCAACCAGCCGTGTTGCGTGGGGCCAGATCGTTGTCGTGTTCGCTATCGTGCTGCTCGCGGTCTGGAGCGCGACGCAGTGGGTTGCGTGGCGCCTCGGCTTTCAGCAGCAACTCGGCTCATCTTGGTTTTCGCTGGCCGGCCTGCCGATCTATCCGCCGCCGGCCTTTTTCTGGTGGTGGTTCTTCTTCGATGCCTACGCGCCGCACATTTTTCTGGAGGGTGCCGGGATCGCCGCCTCGGGTGGCCTCGTCGCGATCGTCGTCGCAATCCTCATGTCGATCTACCGTGCGCGCGAGGCCAAGGATGTGCGCACATTCGGCTCGGCTCGCTGGGCCGAGCCGGATGAGATCGAAGCCGCGGGCCTGCTCGGAGACGATGGAGTCGTTCTCGGCCGCCTGGACCGAACCTATCTGCGACACGATGGCGCCGAGCATGTCCTGTGCTTCGCGCCGACGCGGAGCGGGAAGGGTGTCGGTCTCGTGGTACCGACGTTACTCACATGGCCCGGCGCGTCGATCGTGCATGATATAAAAGGAGAAAATTGGGAATTGACCGCGGGCTTTCGGGCACGGTTTGGCCGAGTGTTGCTGTTCGATCCGACCAATGCGAACTCGGCCGCCTACAATCCGCTGATCGAGGTGCGCAAAGGCGAATGGGAAGTGCGAGACGTCCAGAACGTCGCCGACGTGCTAGTCGATCCGGAGGGTTCGTTGGAGAAGCGCAATCATTGGGAGAAAACATCCCATTCACTGCTGGTCGGCGCCATCCTCCATGTCCTCTATGCCGAGAAGGACAAGACGCTCGCCGGTGTCGCCGCCTTTCTGTCGGACCCGCGGCGACCCATCGAGTCGACGCTGTCCGCCATGATGACGACGCCGCATCTCGGCGAGAAGGGGCCGCATCCCGTCATCGCCAGCGCGGCACGCGAACTGCTCAACAAGTCGGACAACGAACGCTCCGGCGTCTTGAGCACGGCCATGTCATTCCTCGGCCTCTATCGCGATCCCGTCGTTGCCGCAGTGACGGCCCGCTGCGATTGGCGCATCACGGATCTCGTGTCCGGCGATAAGCCCACCACGCTCTACCTAGTGGTGCCACCATCCGATATCAGCAGGACGAAGCCGCTCGTGCGCCTCGTGCTTAACCAGATCGGGCGGCGGCTGACCGAAGACCTGCACGCGAAAGGCCGCCGTCATCGCCTGTTGCTGATGCTCGATGAATTTCCGGCGCTCGGCCGGCTCGACTTCTTTGAATCTGCGCTCGCCTTCATGGCCGGCTATCAGATCAAGGCATTTCTTATCTCTCAATCATTAAACCAAATCGAGAAAGCCTACGGTCAGAACAACTCCATCCTCGACAATTGCCATGTGCGCGTGAGTTTCGCGACCAACGACGAGCGTACCGCGAAGCGCGTATCGGACGCGCTCGGCACGGCAACGGAGATGCGCGCCATGCAGAACTATGCCGGTCATCGTCTCGCGCCCTGGCTCGGACACTTGATGATTTCACGCTCCGAGACCGCGCGGCCGCTGCTCACCGCAGGCGAGGTGATGCAGCTTCCGCCCGACGACGAGATCGTCATGGTCGCCGGCGTGCCGCCAGTCCGCGCCAGAAAGGCGCGCTATTACGAAGATGCGCGGTTCAAGGAACGGTTGCTGCCTGTTCCGCAGAACCCGAAAGCCGGCCTCACGCCGAAGCCTGACGACTGGTCGGCGCTGAAGCCAGTCGCGGCGCCGACGGGCAACAGCGCCGCTGCACAGCAAAGTGCGCCACCAGCGACAGGTGCGGCCAAGCCGGATGACGATCCAGCCAATTCGGGGCTCCGCCGCGAACCTGGGCTTGAGTGGCATAAGGACATCGCGCCGGAGCCGGTGAGGACTCCTGCCAACGAGTTCGATCCCGATGCTGATGAGCCGGAGCGTAAGGTTGCAGCCAACCGGGTGCTGGCGCACGACATGCGACTGATGGCCCGGCGGATCGCGTTGGACCCCGGCGATGGCATGGAGTTGTAG
- a CDS encoding efflux RND transporter permease subunit translates to MIDSILTFAIRQRWLVMMAVVGVAAFGVWNFTRLPIDAVPDITNVQVQINTQAPGYSPLETEQRITFPIETAMAGLPKLDYTRSLSRYGLSQVTVVFKDGTDIYFARQLVNERIQQVKDQLPTGIETGMGPISTGLGEIYLYTVEAKPGAKTPDGKEYSPTDLRTIQDWIIKPQLRLVPGVVEVNTIGGYEKQFHVLPDPARLMAFKLGFSDVMTALASNNNNVGAGYIERNGEQYLVRTPGQVANSEEIRNIVIGARDGIPIRVRDVAQVREGKDLRTGAATIDGKETVLGTAMLLIGDNSRTVAQAVAAKLSEIAKSLPEGIITNAVYDRTHLVEATIATVEKNLIEGAILVIAILFLILGNIRAAVVTACVIPLSMLFTITGMVETRVSANLMSLGAIDFGIIVDGAVIIVENCLRLLAEEQHRRGRLLTAPERFETILAGSREVIKPSLFGTMIIAVVYLPVLTLTGVEGKMFTPMALTVLMALLGAAIFSMTFVPAAIALFVTGKVSEKENVFMRGARHVYLPLLDWTIRHRKTVAIAAVVIVIASGVAATKMGGEFIPSLDEGDVALAAIRIPGTSLTQSLEMQKALERRVKKIPEVKDVFARTGTAEVATDAMPPSISDGYVMLKPRDQWPNPEKSKADVVSEIQQAADEIPGSQYEISQPIQLRFNELISGVRADVGVKIFGDDLETLLKVARQVQSAIEPIKGVADLKTEQVSGLPILTVKLDREALSRYGLSVGDVQNLVEIAVGGKATGKVYEGDRRFDLIVRLPEDLRGDIEAIRALPIPLPPREAEANTKKASWSSSSPLARMRYIPLSSIAKVDAAPGPNQISRENGKRRIVVTANVRDRDLGSFVEEAQRAVEAKVKLPAGYWMSWGGQFEQLVSATKRLTIVVPVALLLVFILLFMTFGSAADSLLVFSGVPLALTGGILALLLRGIPLSISAGVGFIALSGVAVLNGLVIITFIERLRSEGKSILAAVHEGALTRLRPVLMTALVASLGFVPMAIATGAGAEVQRPLATVVIGGIISSTILTLLVLPALYVLFRRESLPPESVTEVNRDQISRSDHDAV, encoded by the coding sequence ATGATTGATAGCATTCTCACCTTTGCAATCAGACAGCGATGGCTCGTCATGATGGCCGTCGTTGGCGTTGCGGCTTTTGGCGTGTGGAATTTCACACGACTGCCAATCGATGCCGTCCCAGACATCACGAACGTGCAGGTCCAGATCAACACGCAGGCACCGGGCTATTCACCTCTCGAGACGGAACAGCGCATCACGTTCCCAATTGAAACAGCGATGGCTGGTTTACCGAAGCTCGACTACACCCGATCGTTGTCGCGTTATGGCCTCAGCCAAGTCACGGTAGTATTCAAGGACGGCACCGACATTTATTTTGCGCGGCAATTGGTCAATGAACGAATTCAACAGGTGAAAGACCAACTGCCCACGGGTATCGAGACCGGCATGGGGCCGATATCCACTGGCCTTGGAGAAATCTACCTCTATACGGTTGAAGCAAAACCCGGCGCAAAAACCCCCGACGGCAAAGAGTATTCGCCGACCGATCTGCGAACTATTCAGGATTGGATCATCAAACCGCAGCTCCGTCTGGTGCCGGGCGTCGTCGAGGTCAACACCATCGGCGGGTATGAGAAGCAATTCCACGTGCTACCCGATCCGGCACGACTGATGGCGTTCAAGTTGGGATTCAGCGACGTCATGACGGCGCTGGCATCCAATAATAACAACGTCGGCGCCGGTTACATCGAGCGCAACGGCGAACAGTATCTCGTCCGCACGCCCGGGCAGGTCGCAAATAGCGAGGAGATCCGCAATATCGTCATTGGCGCTCGGGACGGAATCCCGATTCGTGTCCGCGATGTGGCTCAAGTTCGCGAGGGAAAGGATTTGCGGACCGGTGCGGCAACGATAGACGGAAAGGAGACGGTCCTTGGAACTGCGATGCTGTTGATCGGAGACAACAGCAGGACAGTCGCACAAGCCGTTGCGGCCAAACTGTCTGAAATTGCCAAATCACTGCCTGAGGGGATCATCACGAACGCCGTCTACGATCGTACGCATCTCGTCGAGGCAACGATTGCGACGGTGGAGAAAAACCTGATTGAGGGCGCAATTCTGGTCATTGCGATCTTGTTCCTCATTCTCGGCAACATCCGGGCGGCCGTCGTGACAGCATGCGTCATCCCGTTGTCGATGCTGTTTACGATCACGGGCATGGTTGAAACCCGCGTGAGCGCTAATTTGATGAGTCTTGGTGCGATCGACTTCGGCATCATCGTCGATGGTGCCGTGATCATCGTTGAGAACTGTTTGCGGCTATTGGCCGAGGAACAACACCGACGGGGTCGACTTTTGACGGCGCCTGAACGGTTCGAAACCATCCTCGCGGGATCGCGGGAGGTGATCAAACCCAGCTTGTTCGGTACGATGATCATTGCGGTTGTCTATCTTCCGGTACTGACGCTAACCGGCGTGGAAGGCAAGATGTTCACGCCGATGGCTTTGACAGTGCTGATGGCTTTGCTCGGTGCCGCGATCTTTTCAATGACATTCGTGCCTGCCGCTATTGCTCTGTTCGTGACCGGGAAGGTTTCCGAAAAGGAGAACGTCTTCATGCGCGGGGCACGGCACGTTTATTTGCCGCTCCTCGATTGGACGATCCGTCACCGCAAAACAGTGGCGATCGCGGCCGTCGTGATCGTGATCGCCAGCGGCGTCGCTGCCACTAAAATGGGCGGAGAGTTTATTCCGAGCTTGGACGAAGGCGATGTTGCCTTGGCGGCGATTCGCATCCCAGGGACCAGCCTCACGCAGTCGCTAGAGATGCAAAAGGCTCTTGAGCGGCGCGTCAAGAAAATTCCGGAAGTGAAGGACGTCTTCGCACGAACAGGTACTGCCGAAGTCGCGACTGACGCCATGCCGCCGTCGATATCGGACGGATACGTCATGCTGAAACCGCGTGACCAATGGCCAAATCCTGAAAAATCCAAAGCCGACGTCGTAAGCGAGATACAGCAGGCGGCCGATGAGATACCTGGAAGCCAGTACGAGATATCGCAACCGATTCAGCTTCGTTTCAACGAGCTGATTTCGGGCGTCCGGGCTGATGTGGGCGTCAAGATTTTCGGAGATGATCTCGAAACGCTCCTCAAAGTGGCACGACAGGTCCAGTCCGCGATCGAACCCATCAAAGGAGTCGCGGATCTCAAGACCGAACAGGTGTCGGGACTTCCCATCTTGACGGTAAAGCTCGATCGCGAAGCTCTTTCGCGGTATGGGCTAAGCGTCGGTGATGTCCAGAACCTCGTTGAGATTGCTGTCGGCGGTAAGGCCACGGGAAAGGTTTATGAGGGCGACCGTCGCTTCGATCTCATTGTTCGACTTCCGGAGGATCTTCGGGGCGATATCGAGGCAATCCGCGCGTTACCTATCCCGTTGCCGCCAAGGGAAGCCGAGGCGAACACGAAGAAGGCGTCGTGGTCGTCGTCTTCGCCGTTGGCGCGCATGCGCTACATCCCGTTATCATCGATCGCCAAGGTGGACGCCGCGCCCGGTCCCAACCAGATCAGCCGCGAAAACGGCAAGCGACGTATCGTCGTCACGGCCAACGTGCGCGATCGAGATCTCGGTTCGTTTGTGGAGGAGGCTCAGCGCGCCGTGGAGGCGAAAGTCAAATTGCCAGCCGGGTACTGGATGAGTTGGGGCGGGCAGTTCGAGCAGTTGGTTTCGGCGACGAAGCGGCTGACGATCGTCGTGCCGGTCGCTTTGCTTCTCGTCTTCATCCTGCTCTTCATGACCTTCGGTTCGGCTGCGGATTCTCTCTTGGTGTTCAGTGGAGTTCCGCTCGCGTTGACGGGGGGTATCCTTGCCCTGCTGCTTCGGGGCATCCCGCTATCGATCAGTGCGGGCGTCGGGTTTATCGCATTGTCTGGCGTCGCGGTGCTGAATGGCTTGGTGATCATCACCTTCATTGAGCGTTTGCGTTCAGAAGGCAAATCGATCCTTGCGGCAGTTCATGAGGGTGCATTAACCCGCCTGCGACCGGTCCTCATGACCGCCCTTGTGGCCTCGCTTGGTTTTGTTCCGATGGCCATTGCGACAGGGGCAGGAGCCGAGGTCCAGCGTCCGCTCGCGACCGTGGTCATCGGTGGCATCATCTCCTCAACCATTCTGACACTGCTCGTTCTTCCTGCGCTCTACGTGCTGTTTCGTCGCGAATCTCTGCCCCCGGAGTCCGTTACGGAAGTGAATCGTGATCAAATATCGAGGTCCGATCATGACGCAGTCTGA
- a CDS encoding P-II family nitrogen regulator yields the protein MSDAGQLMMITAFIKPNMEGHVVKTLHDLPEFPGFTLSQVRGQGRGRGAGGEFLATEHNFSYQVHLELRVVCRTAVVDRICDAIARSAWTGSKGDGLIFTQPIAMLHRIREYGSRGTDR from the coding sequence ATGAGTGACGCTGGCCAATTGATGATGATCACTGCGTTCATCAAGCCCAACATGGAAGGGCATGTCGTGAAAACCCTGCATGATCTTCCAGAGTTTCCCGGGTTCACACTGAGTCAGGTACGGGGTCAAGGACGGGGGCGCGGAGCCGGAGGTGAATTTCTCGCTACCGAACACAATTTCTCTTACCAAGTCCACCTTGAGCTTCGCGTTGTTTGTCGGACCGCCGTTGTGGATCGAATCTGTGATGCCATCGCTCGTTCGGCGTGGACCGGCAGTAAGGGCGACGGTCTGATCTTCACCCAGCCGATAGCGATGCTTCATCGTATCCGGGAATACGGAAGCAGGGGGACTGATCGATGA